One Methylomarinovum tepidoasis DNA window includes the following coding sequences:
- the hflK gene encoding FtsH protease activity modulator HflK — MSWNEPGGGKKDPWSGQEPGGSPPDLEEIIRSLQEKIGRLFGGGGGGATASAFVVWALVGIVFILWLLSGFYIVDEGNRGVVTRFGRYTETTMPGLHWHVPYPVEAVDIVDVEHQRFLELGYRTGVGSVPQEALMLTGDENIVDVRLAVQYTVSSARDFLFNIKDPEKTLREVTESALREVVGQHTMDFVLTEGRSEIAAEVKKLVQQIMNSYGSGIAVETVNLVDAQPPEEVQDAFEDAIKAREDKQRFINEAQAYANEVIPKARGQAARILEEAQGYKQKMIAKAQGEASRFEQILAEYEQAPEVTRTRLYLDALEAVFSKTETIMVDVKGGNNLLYLPLDRLKAAAVPNLPHSQTVLSGPAAAQQMLQRQPLRRVVRGREGRGR, encoded by the coding sequence ATGTCCTGGAATGAACCGGGTGGAGGCAAGAAAGACCCCTGGAGCGGTCAGGAGCCGGGCGGCAGTCCGCCGGATCTGGAAGAAATCATTCGTTCGCTGCAGGAAAAGATCGGCCGCCTGTTCGGCGGTGGCGGCGGTGGTGCTACGGCATCGGCCTTCGTCGTCTGGGCACTGGTCGGCATCGTATTCATCCTGTGGCTGTTGTCCGGCTTCTACATCGTCGACGAGGGCAACCGCGGGGTCGTGACCCGTTTCGGGCGCTACACCGAAACCACGATGCCGGGTCTGCACTGGCACGTTCCCTATCCGGTGGAGGCCGTCGACATCGTCGATGTGGAACACCAGCGTTTCCTCGAACTGGGTTACCGCACCGGGGTCGGGTCGGTGCCCCAGGAAGCCCTGATGCTCACCGGGGACGAGAACATCGTCGACGTACGCCTGGCGGTGCAGTACACCGTCAGCAGCGCCCGGGATTTCCTGTTCAACATCAAGGATCCGGAAAAGACCCTGCGCGAAGTGACCGAAAGCGCCTTGCGTGAGGTCGTAGGACAGCACACCATGGATTTCGTCCTCACCGAAGGCCGCAGCGAGATCGCTGCCGAAGTGAAGAAGCTGGTGCAGCAGATCATGAACAGTTACGGTTCCGGCATCGCCGTCGAAACCGTCAACCTAGTGGACGCCCAGCCGCCGGAGGAAGTGCAGGATGCCTTCGAGGACGCCATCAAGGCCCGCGAGGACAAACAGCGCTTCATCAACGAAGCCCAGGCCTATGCCAACGAGGTGATTCCCAAGGCCCGCGGCCAGGCCGCTCGCATCCTCGAGGAAGCCCAAGGGTACAAACAGAAGATGATCGCCAAGGCTCAGGGTGAGGCCAGCCGTTTCGAGCAGATCCTGGCCGAGTACGAACAGGCGCCGGAAGTGACCCGGACCCGTCTGTATCTCGACGCTCTGGAGGCGGTGTTCAGCAAGACGGAGACGATCATGGTGGACGTGAAAGGGGGCAACAATCTGCTCTATCTGCCGCTCGACCGCCTCAAGGCGGCAGCGGTGCCAAACCTGCCCCATTCGCAGACGGTGCTCAGCG
- the hflX gene encoding ribosome rescue GTPase HflX codes for MQLFERPGAGERAVLVHIATTFDEEDLAELDALARAAGAEPVATVTGSRQRPDPRFFIGRGKLEQLRQTVAAHEAELVLFNHALSPSQERNLERELQVRVVDRTGLILDIFAQRARSYEGKLQVELAQLRHLSTRLVRGWTHLERQKGGIGLRGPGETQLETDRRLIGQRIRQIRQRLERVDKHRAQGRSARRKAELPTIALVGYTNAGKSTLFNALTDSGVYAADQLFATLDSTLRRIELDSGAAVLADTVGFIRHLPHELVAAFRSTLQETCEAQVVLHVIDASHPRRRENVEAVYDVLDELGVVRDRVLEVYNQIDRLDRQPRLERDAQGRPRRVWLSAATGAGLELLKEALAERLGEHVFRARVHLLPAEGGVRARLFRLGKVLHDEVDPDGGWNMEVELPERHRGVLRHLAGYNEALEPELKC; via the coding sequence ATGCAGCTTTTCGAGCGTCCCGGCGCCGGTGAGCGCGCCGTTCTGGTCCACATCGCCACCACCTTCGACGAAGAGGATCTCGCCGAGCTGGACGCCCTGGCCCGGGCCGCCGGGGCCGAGCCGGTCGCGACCGTGACCGGCAGCCGCCAGCGTCCCGACCCCCGCTTCTTCATCGGCCGCGGCAAACTGGAACAGTTGCGCCAGACCGTCGCCGCCCACGAGGCAGAGCTGGTCCTGTTCAACCACGCCCTGTCCCCCAGCCAGGAACGCAACCTGGAACGTGAACTGCAGGTTCGGGTGGTGGACCGTACCGGCCTGATCCTGGACATTTTCGCCCAGCGGGCCCGTTCCTACGAGGGCAAGCTGCAGGTGGAGCTGGCCCAGCTGCGCCACCTTTCGACCCGCCTGGTGCGGGGCTGGACCCACCTGGAGCGCCAGAAAGGCGGAATCGGCCTGCGCGGTCCGGGGGAAACCCAGCTCGAAACCGACCGCCGCCTGATCGGCCAGCGCATCCGCCAGATTCGCCAGCGTCTCGAACGGGTGGACAAGCACCGCGCCCAGGGACGCAGCGCCCGCAGGAAGGCGGAGTTGCCCACCATCGCCTTGGTAGGCTATACCAACGCCGGCAAGTCCACCTTATTCAATGCGCTGACCGACTCGGGGGTCTATGCCGCCGATCAGCTGTTCGCCACCCTCGATTCCACCCTGCGCCGCATCGAGCTCGACAGCGGCGCGGCGGTACTGGCCGACACCGTCGGTTTCATCCGTCACCTGCCCCACGAGCTGGTGGCCGCGTTCCGTTCCACCCTGCAGGAAACTTGCGAGGCCCAGGTGGTGCTGCACGTCATCGACGCCAGCCATCCGCGCCGGCGGGAGAACGTCGAGGCGGTGTACGACGTCCTCGATGAGCTCGGCGTGGTGCGGGACCGGGTGCTGGAAGTCTACAACCAGATCGATCGCCTCGACCGGCAGCCGCGGCTGGAGCGGGACGCGCAGGGCCGGCCGCGGCGGGTGTGGCTGTCGGCGGCCACCGGCGCCGGCCTGGAGCTGCTGAAGGAGGCATTGGCCGAACGTCTGGGCGAGCACGTTTTCCGCGCCCGTGTGCATCTGCTTCCCGCGGAAGGGGGGGTGCGCGCCCGCCTGTTCCGTCTGGGCAAAGTCCTGCACGACGAGGTCGATCCCGACGGCGGCTGGAACATGGAAGTGGAGCTGCCCGAGCGCCACAGGGGCGTGCTCAGGCACTTGGCCGGGTATAATGAGGCGCTCGAACCGGAACTGAAATGCTAA
- the hfq gene encoding RNA chaperone Hfq: protein MSKGQNLQDPFLNTLRKEHIPVSVYLVNGIKLQGKIDSFDQYVIMLKNSVSQMVYKHAISTIVPARPVRIPHGNPDEGGPGA, encoded by the coding sequence ATGTCCAAAGGCCAGAATCTACAGGATCCGTTCCTGAACACGTTGCGGAAAGAGCACATTCCCGTCTCAGTCTATCTGGTCAACGGGATCAAGCTACAGGGCAAGATCGATTCGTTCGATCAGTACGTCATCATGCTGAAGAATTCCGTCAGCCAGATGGTGTACAAGCACGCCATTTCCACCATCGTGCCGGCTCGGCCGGTGCGCATCCCCCACGGCAATCCGGACGAAGGCGGTCCCGGCGCGTGA
- the ispH gene encoding 4-hydroxy-3-methylbut-2-enyl diphosphate reductase: MQILLANPRGFCAGVDRAIEIVERAIDAFGAPVYVRHEVVHNRYVVDNLRRRGAIFIEELHEVPEGATLIFSAHGVSKKVQEEAERRNLKVFDATCPLVTKVHIEVHRLAREGREIIFIGHAGHPEVEGTMGQYQTDNPKGGIYLVETPQDVDKLQVNDPDNLAYVTQTTLSMDDTKAIVEALRRRFPNIVGPKKEDICYATQNRQDAVKKLAGQCDVVLVVGSPNSSNSNRLREIAEKLGRPAYLLDDAAQLRREWVEGARTVGVTAGASAPEVLVQQVIARLREWGGETVEETPGVEEKVVFSIPKGLRQSA; this comes from the coding sequence ATGCAAATTCTGCTCGCCAATCCTAGAGGTTTCTGCGCCGGCGTCGACCGGGCCATCGAAATCGTCGAACGCGCCATCGACGCCTTCGGCGCGCCGGTCTACGTGCGTCACGAAGTGGTCCACAACCGCTACGTGGTCGACAACCTGCGCCGACGCGGGGCCATCTTCATCGAGGAACTGCACGAGGTCCCGGAGGGCGCCACCCTGATCTTCAGCGCCCACGGCGTTTCCAAAAAGGTGCAGGAAGAGGCCGAAAGGCGCAATCTCAAGGTTTTCGACGCCACCTGCCCCCTGGTGACCAAGGTTCACATCGAGGTCCACCGCCTCGCCAGGGAAGGGCGGGAAATCATCTTCATCGGCCACGCCGGCCACCCGGAGGTGGAAGGCACCATGGGTCAGTACCAGACCGACAACCCCAAAGGCGGCATCTATCTGGTGGAAACCCCGCAGGACGTGGACAAGCTCCAGGTCAACGACCCGGACAATCTCGCCTACGTGACCCAGACTACGCTGTCGATGGACGACACCAAGGCCATCGTCGAAGCACTAAGGCGCCGTTTCCCCAACATCGTCGGCCCCAAGAAGGAAGACATCTGCTACGCCACCCAGAACCGCCAGGACGCGGTGAAGAAACTAGCCGGACAGTGCGACGTGGTCCTGGTGGTCGGCTCCCCCAACAGCTCCAACTCCAACCGCCTGAGGGAAATCGCCGAAAAGTTGGGCCGACCGGCCTATCTGCTGGACGATGCCGCCCAGCTGCGGCGCGAGTGGGTCGAAGGCGCCCGCACCGTCGGGGTCACCGCCGGCGCCTCGGCGCCGGAAGTGCTGGTCCAGCAGGTCATCGCCCGGCTCAGGGAATGGGGCGGCGAGACGGTGGAGGAAACCCCCGGTGTGGAGGAAAAGGTGGTGTTCTCCATCCCCAAGGGGCTGCGCCAGTCCGCCTAG
- a CDS encoding potassium channel family protein, with amino-acid sequence MAIRPRPANNPVIFIILREMRTPILVLICVYAVAILGMALIPGRDGEPMSIFHAFYFVMYTATTTGFGEIPEEFSDAQRLWAIVCLFVTVITWLYSIGAIIRLLQNRFFQLAREEWHFIAAVRRISEDYYILCGFGDTGSLLARGLSDAGIPAVVLDKDENRIRALRLRDYNVPMPGLCCDASVPRFLIDAGVQAPNCKGVIALTHDEEVNLKIAAVSRLLNPNIRIIAVSASQFHEETLATLGRDTHFVDPFKVFARGLGAAIVNPPLYVLNEWLAHARGMTLDMRLRLPPPGRWIICGYGRMGREVNHVLHNFGVETAVIDPHPPEEDIDIYIRGRATAKTLKAAGIRKAVGVVAANDDDGHNLSIIINARGLNPGVFMIVRQNRHQNEVAFNAANADIIMQPSLVTARKILFMITAPLLRPFFSFLLRRHRLDVQFMERLLIRLKETIGDEWPQLGSVVLSEKHAPALYRAWGEGARIRLGDLLRDPRERDARLAIVPFVIRSRDERLAFLPEDDMEVQPDDELLLCGTEAALTWLEATLNNEHLLFYVVTGRDLPHGWLLRWLYRRRYGVSALCWSPASSGAGA; translated from the coding sequence ATGGCGATCCGTCCGAGACCGGCGAACAACCCGGTCATCTTCATCATCCTGCGCGAGATGCGCACCCCCATCCTGGTGCTCATCTGCGTCTATGCGGTGGCGATCCTCGGTATGGCGCTCATCCCTGGCCGCGACGGCGAGCCGATGAGCATCTTCCATGCCTTCTACTTCGTCATGTACACCGCCACCACCACCGGTTTCGGCGAGATTCCCGAGGAATTCAGCGACGCCCAACGCCTGTGGGCCATCGTCTGCCTGTTCGTCACCGTCATCACCTGGCTGTATTCCATCGGCGCCATCATCCGTCTGTTGCAGAACCGCTTCTTTCAGCTGGCGCGGGAGGAATGGCATTTCATCGCCGCGGTACGGCGCATCAGCGAGGATTACTACATCCTCTGCGGCTTCGGCGACACCGGCAGCCTGCTGGCCCGGGGATTGAGCGACGCCGGCATTCCGGCGGTGGTGCTGGACAAGGACGAAAACCGCATCCGGGCGTTGAGGCTGCGCGACTACAATGTGCCGATGCCGGGGTTGTGCTGCGATGCCAGCGTGCCCCGCTTTCTCATCGACGCCGGGGTGCAGGCCCCCAACTGCAAGGGAGTGATCGCCCTGACCCACGACGAGGAGGTCAATCTCAAGATCGCCGCCGTCTCCCGTCTGCTCAACCCCAACATTCGTATCATCGCCGTGTCGGCTTCCCAGTTCCATGAGGAGACCCTGGCCACCCTGGGGCGCGACACCCATTTCGTGGATCCGTTCAAGGTGTTCGCCCGGGGGCTGGGGGCGGCGATCGTCAACCCGCCGCTTTACGTGCTCAACGAGTGGCTGGCCCACGCCCGGGGCATGACCCTCGACATGCGTTTAAGGCTGCCGCCGCCGGGGCGCTGGATTATCTGTGGTTACGGTCGCATGGGGCGGGAAGTCAATCATGTGCTGCACAATTTCGGAGTGGAAACGGCAGTGATCGACCCGCATCCCCCGGAAGAGGACATCGACATCTACATTCGCGGCCGGGCTACCGCCAAGACCCTCAAGGCGGCAGGGATTCGCAAGGCGGTCGGGGTGGTGGCCGCCAACGACGACGACGGTCACAACCTCAGCATCATCATCAACGCCCGGGGGCTCAACCCCGGGGTATTCATGATCGTGCGCCAGAACCGCCACCAGAACGAGGTGGCGTTCAACGCCGCCAATGCCGACATCATCATGCAGCCGTCGCTGGTGACGGCGCGCAAGATTCTGTTCATGATCACGGCGCCGTTGCTGCGGCCGTTCTTCAGCTTCCTACTGCGCCGTCACCGTCTCGATGTCCAGTTCATGGAACGGTTGCTGATTCGCCTCAAAGAGACGATCGGCGACGAGTGGCCGCAGCTCGGATCGGTGGTGTTGTCCGAAAAACACGCGCCCGCCCTGTATCGGGCTTGGGGCGAAGGCGCCCGGATCCGCCTGGGGGATCTGCTGCGCGATCCACGGGAACGGGATGCGCGTCTGGCGATCGTTCCCTTCGTCATCCGCAGTCGTGATGAGAGGCTGGCGTTTCTGCCGGAGGACGACATGGAAGTGCAACCGGACGACGAGTTGCTGCTGTGCGGCACCGAGGCGGCGCTCACCTGGCTGGAGGCGACCCTCAACAACGAACACCTGTTGTTTTACGTGGTGACCGGTCGCGACCTGCCCCACGGTTGGTTGTTGCGCTGGCTGTACCGCCGGCGCTACGGCGTCTCCGCCCTGTGCTGGTCGCCGGCCTCGTCCGGAGCGGGCGCCTAG
- a CDS encoding DUF6394 family protein, whose protein sequence is MNLEKVIFGFFIVLALTLNFGFFLGEMDNPQYHNAYELFVLVVVNLIATGLKLGDRTQIGAILLSTSLVADLELIAAAIYWTVVVHVTETGMTPDVTASIVSLSGGALVANIVSVVMVVAETLMLRR, encoded by the coding sequence ATGAATCTGGAAAAAGTCATCTTCGGTTTCTTCATCGTCCTGGCGTTGACCCTCAACTTCGGCTTTTTCCTCGGCGAGATGGACAATCCCCAATATCACAACGCCTACGAATTGTTCGTGCTGGTGGTGGTCAACCTCATCGCCACCGGCCTGAAGCTGGGGGATCGGACCCAGATCGGCGCCATTCTCCTCTCCACCAGCCTGGTGGCGGATCTGGAATTGATCGCGGCGGCCATCTACTGGACCGTGGTGGTCCACGTGACCGAAACGGGGATGACCCCGGACGTGACCGCCAGCATCGTTTCCCTGAGCGGCGGGGCGCTGGTGGCCAACATCGTGTCGGTGGTGATGGTGGTAGCCGAGACCCTGATGCTGCGGCGCTGA
- a CDS encoding RNA-binding S4 domain-containing protein encodes MSESSQRMRLDKWLWAARFFKTRTLAAEAVKGGKVHVNGQRVKPSKEIGVGSRIEITKEPYTWEITVVALETRRRPAKEAVLLYEETPESHARRQEEVARRRAQREAAGHPQRRPDKKQRRLIHRFKRGAD; translated from the coding sequence ATGTCCGAATCCTCCCAACGCATGCGCCTGGACAAATGGCTCTGGGCCGCCCGTTTCTTCAAGACCCGCACCCTGGCCGCCGAGGCCGTCAAGGGCGGCAAGGTCCATGTGAACGGGCAACGGGTCAAGCCCAGCAAGGAAATCGGCGTCGGCAGCCGGATCGAGATCACCAAGGAACCCTACACCTGGGAGATCACCGTGGTCGCCCTCGAAACCCGGCGGCGCCCGGCCAAGGAAGCGGTCCTGCTCTACGAAGAAACCCCGGAAAGCCACGCCCGCCGCCAGGAAGAAGTGGCCCGCCGGCGCGCTCAGCGGGAGGCCGCAGGCCACCCCCAGCGCCGCCCGGACAAGAAACAGCGCCGCCTGATCCACCGCTTCAAGCGGGGGGCGGACTGA
- the xseA gene encoding exodeoxyribonuclease VII large subunit — translation MAEVVDPSRQVRDVYSVSRLNREVKWLLADSFPRLWIEGEISNLARPASGHWYFSLKDAKAQVRCAMFRRHNQNLGFVPENGLQVLVKAQVSLYEPRGDYQLLVETMEPAGDGALRRAFEDLKQRLAAEGLFAAEHKRPLPAWPERIGVITSPTGAAIRDVLTVLRRRFAALEVILYPCQVQGEQAGREIVAALERANRHGVCDVLLLVRGGASLEDLWPFNGEQVARAIRASRIPVVTGIGHEIDFTIADFAADHRAPTPSAAAETVSPDGEAVTIQIRRLRESLHRAVQRQLGRLEHNTAWLARRLHVLHPRRRLSDHAQHLNELEARLRRAQSRYLQERRQPWHLLRHQLLRHHPQQRLQRHRQSLTTLRQRLHQSQAQRLSLAHTRLGTLSRTLATVGPLATLERGYALVTDTQGHVLTAADQVRPGDAVEVRLARGRLHCRVEKTGR, via the coding sequence ATGGCGGAGGTCGTCGATCCGTCCCGTCAGGTGCGGGACGTTTACAGCGTCTCGCGCCTCAACCGCGAGGTCAAATGGCTGCTGGCAGATAGCTTTCCCCGACTCTGGATCGAGGGGGAGATCTCCAATCTGGCCCGTCCGGCTTCCGGCCATTGGTACTTCAGCCTCAAAGACGCCAAGGCCCAGGTGCGCTGCGCCATGTTTCGGCGCCACAATCAAAACCTCGGTTTCGTGCCGGAAAACGGTCTCCAGGTGCTGGTAAAAGCCCAGGTGAGCCTGTACGAACCGCGGGGAGACTACCAACTCCTGGTGGAGACCATGGAGCCTGCCGGCGACGGGGCCCTGCGGCGGGCCTTCGAAGACCTCAAGCAGCGCCTGGCGGCCGAGGGACTGTTCGCCGCCGAACACAAACGTCCCCTCCCCGCCTGGCCGGAACGCATCGGCGTCATTACCTCGCCGACGGGGGCTGCGATCAGGGACGTGCTGACGGTGCTGCGACGGCGCTTCGCCGCCCTGGAAGTGATCCTCTACCCGTGTCAGGTCCAGGGGGAACAAGCCGGGAGGGAAATCGTCGCCGCCCTGGAGCGCGCCAACCGCCACGGCGTCTGCGACGTGCTGCTGCTGGTGCGCGGCGGCGCCTCCCTGGAAGATCTCTGGCCTTTCAACGGGGAACAGGTCGCCCGCGCGATCCGCGCCAGCCGGATCCCGGTCGTCACCGGCATCGGCCACGAAATCGATTTCACCATCGCCGATTTCGCCGCCGACCATCGCGCCCCGACCCCTTCCGCCGCAGCCGAAACCGTCAGCCCGGACGGCGAGGCGGTCACGATCCAGATCCGCCGCCTGCGGGAAAGCCTGCACCGGGCCGTGCAGCGGCAGCTGGGGCGACTCGAGCACAATACGGCGTGGCTGGCACGCCGGCTGCACGTGCTCCATCCCCGGCGGCGGCTGAGCGATCACGCCCAGCACCTTAACGAACTGGAGGCTCGGCTGCGGCGGGCGCAGAGCCGTTACCTCCAGGAACGGCGGCAACCATGGCACCTTCTCCGCCATCAACTGCTGCGCCACCACCCGCAGCAACGACTGCAGCGGCACCGACAATCCTTGACCACCCTGCGGCAGCGCTTGCATCAGAGTCAGGCGCAACGCCTTTCCCTGGCCCACACCCGCCTGGGCACACTCAGCCGGACCCTGGCGACGGTCGGTCCGCTGGCGACGCTGGAACGAGGCTACGCCCTGGTCACCGATACGCAGGGACACGTCCTCACCGCCGCGGACCAGGTCCGTCCCGGGGATGCCGTCGAGGTGCGGCTGGCCCGGGGACGACTGCACTGCCGGGTGGAAAAAACCGGGCGTTAA